A region from the Lysobacter sp. BMK333-48F3 genome encodes:
- a CDS encoding glycoside hydrolase family 3 protein — protein MNASKGRAGAVHAPAQTRGTARRRLACGIALALLPVVLQAQAPPLDPARWPELQAPIPRDAALEARVAALLARMSVEEKVGQIVQADINSATPEDVRKYHLGSVLAGGNSEPGGISEPGGRYDAPPQEWLDIADRFYEASMDSADGKAAIPILFGIDAVHGHNNLVGATLFPHNIGLGATRNPELIRRIGEATAAEVRSTGMEWTFAPTLTVPRDDRWGRTYEGYSEDPRLVADYAAAAIEGLQGKLGSKQFLDGAHVIASAKHFLADGGTFEGRDQGDARIGEDELRRVHGAGYPPALQAGAQTVMASFSSWQGRKMHGNQELLTGLLKQRWHFDGFVVGDWNAHGQLPGCRNEDCAAAFNAGVDMLMAPDSWRGYYENALKQVRSGEIAMARLDDAVARILRVKLRLGLFEAGKPSQRPLGGKFELLGSPAHRAVARQAVRESLVLLKNDAATLPISPKARVLVVGAAADDVARQSGGWTLNWQGTGLKPADFPNAQSIWSGLREQIQAGGGEAELSADGRHARKPDVAIYVYGEEPYAEFQGDLRTLAFRPTRNPELETIRKLKADGIPVVSVLLSGRPLWVNREINASDAFVAAWLPGSEGGGIADVLLRGRDGKVQHDFKGKLSYSWPKTAVQVVNVGDRDYAPQFAFGYGLSYAEGGKVGVLAEDPGAADIDPRSMQFLGRGALPRGWRLRATAQGKASEAIKPPLAAGAALAVTAVDYRAQEDAWRLQWKDAARLEWVADAPVELVRETNGDVQLLITLKADALGEGEVALLAGCGPKCEAQLPLGAALRGLPRGQWQRIGVPLKCLRAAGAEMAKLEVPFGLQAGAGTTLTLHEVAYGTDAETVIDCKRQ, from the coding sequence ATGAACGCAAGCAAGGGGCGCGCAGGCGCCGTCCACGCACCGGCGCAAACGCGAGGCACGGCACGGCGCCGGCTGGCCTGCGGTATCGCCCTGGCCCTGCTGCCGGTCGTGCTGCAGGCGCAGGCGCCGCCGCTCGACCCCGCGCGCTGGCCCGAGCTGCAGGCGCCGATCCCGCGCGATGCGGCGCTGGAGGCGCGCGTGGCCGCGCTGCTGGCGCGGATGAGCGTGGAGGAGAAGGTCGGCCAGATCGTCCAGGCCGACATCAACAGCGCGACCCCGGAGGACGTGCGCAAGTACCACCTGGGCTCGGTGCTGGCCGGCGGCAATTCCGAGCCCGGCGGCATCTCCGAGCCCGGCGGACGCTACGACGCGCCGCCGCAGGAATGGCTGGACATCGCCGACCGTTTCTACGAGGCCTCGATGGACAGCGCCGACGGCAAGGCGGCGATTCCGATCCTGTTCGGCATCGATGCGGTGCACGGCCACAACAACCTGGTCGGCGCGACCTTGTTCCCGCACAACATCGGCCTGGGCGCGACCCGCAATCCCGAACTGATCCGGCGCATCGGCGAGGCGACCGCGGCGGAGGTGCGCAGCACCGGCATGGAGTGGACCTTCGCGCCGACCCTGACCGTGCCGCGCGACGATCGCTGGGGCCGCACCTACGAAGGCTATTCGGAAGATCCGCGGCTGGTCGCCGACTACGCCGCAGCGGCGATCGAAGGCCTGCAGGGCAAGCTCGGCAGCAAGCAGTTCCTCGACGGCGCGCACGTGATCGCTTCGGCCAAGCACTTCCTCGCCGACGGCGGCACCTTCGAGGGCCGCGACCAGGGCGATGCGCGGATCGGCGAGGACGAGTTGCGCCGCGTGCACGGCGCCGGCTATCCGCCGGCGCTGCAGGCCGGCGCGCAGACCGTGATGGCCTCGTTCTCGAGCTGGCAGGGCCGCAAGATGCACGGCAACCAGGAGTTGCTGACCGGCCTGCTCAAGCAGCGCTGGCATTTCGACGGCTTCGTGGTCGGCGACTGGAACGCGCACGGCCAGTTGCCGGGCTGCCGCAACGAGGATTGCGCGGCGGCGTTCAACGCCGGCGTCGATATGCTGATGGCGCCGGACAGCTGGCGCGGCTACTACGAGAACGCGCTCAAGCAGGTGCGCAGCGGCGAGATCGCGATGGCGCGGCTGGACGACGCGGTGGCGCGGATCCTGCGGGTCAAGCTGCGGCTGGGCCTGTTCGAGGCCGGCAAGCCCTCGCAGCGCCCGCTCGGCGGCAAGTTCGAACTGCTCGGCAGTCCGGCGCATCGCGCCGTCGCCCGCCAGGCCGTGCGCGAATCGCTGGTGCTGTTGAAGAACGACGCCGCGACGCTGCCGATTTCGCCCAAGGCCCGCGTGCTGGTGGTCGGCGCGGCGGCCGACGACGTCGCCCGCCAGTCCGGCGGCTGGACCTTGAACTGGCAGGGCACCGGGCTCAAGCCGGCCGACTTCCCCAACGCGCAGTCGATCTGGAGCGGCCTGCGCGAGCAGATCCAGGCCGGCGGCGGCGAGGCCGAGCTGTCCGCCGACGGCCGCCACGCACGCAAGCCCGACGTGGCGATCTACGTCTACGGCGAAGAGCCCTATGCCGAGTTCCAGGGCGACTTGCGCACGCTGGCGTTCCGTCCGACCCGCAATCCCGAATTGGAGACGATCCGCAAGCTCAAGGCCGACGGCATCCCGGTGGTCAGCGTGCTGCTGTCGGGCCGGCCGCTGTGGGTCAATCGCGAGATCAACGCTTCCGACGCCTTCGTCGCCGCCTGGCTGCCGGGTTCGGAGGGCGGCGGCATCGCCGACGTGCTACTGCGCGGGCGCGACGGTAAGGTCCAGCACGACTTCAAGGGCAAGCTGTCGTACTCGTGGCCGAAAACCGCGGTGCAGGTGGTCAACGTCGGCGACCGCGACTACGCGCCGCAGTTCGCCTTCGGCTACGGTCTGAGCTACGCCGAAGGCGGCAAGGTCGGCGTGCTGGCCGAGGATCCCGGCGCGGCCGACATCGACCCGCGTTCGATGCAGTTCCTCGGGCGCGGCGCGCTGCCGCGCGGCTGGCGGCTGCGCGCGACCGCGCAGGGCAAGGCCAGCGAAGCGATCAAGCCGCCGTTGGCGGCCGGCGCGGCGCTGGCGGTGACGGCGGTGGACTATCGCGCGCAAGAGGACGCGTGGCGCCTGCAGTGGAAGGACGCGGCGCGGCTGGAATGGGTCGCCGACGCGCCGGTGGAACTGGTACGCGAGACCAACGGCGACGTGCAGTTGCTGATTACGCTGAAAGCCGATGCCCTGGGCGAGGGCGAGGTCGCGCTGCTGGCCGGCTGCGGCCCCAAGTGCGAGGCGCAACTGCCGCTGGGCGCGGCCTTGCGCGGCCTGCCGCGCGGGCAGTGGCAACGGATCGGCGTGCCGCTGAAGTGCCTGCGCGCCGCGGGCGCGGAGATGGCCAAGCTGGAAGTGCCGTTCGGCCTGCAGGCCGGCGCCGGCACCACCCTGACCTTGCACGAGGTGGCGTACGGCACCGACGCGGAGACGGTGATCGACTGCAAGCGCCAGTGA
- a CDS encoding response regulator transcription factor: protein MNALPRPLLSGLLVDDDPAYAATLQRSLARRGIESRTAGSVREALDLALAQPPGFALLDLKLGHESGLQLIRPLRELRPDMRIVLVTGYASVATAVDAIKRGADDYLPKPASVPAILAVLGIETPDTPLPAAPASETMMPLRRMEWEHIQQALNDTGGNISATARLLGMHRRSLQRKLGKRPGPERRIVGL from the coding sequence ATGAACGCACTGCCCCGTCCGTTATTGAGCGGTCTGCTCGTCGACGACGATCCGGCCTACGCCGCCACCCTGCAACGCAGCCTCGCCCGACGCGGCATCGAAAGCCGCACCGCCGGCAGCGTGCGCGAGGCGCTCGACCTGGCCCTGGCCCAGCCGCCCGGGTTCGCCTTGCTGGATCTCAAGCTGGGCCACGAATCCGGCCTGCAGCTGATCCGGCCGCTGCGCGAGCTGCGTCCGGACATGCGCATCGTCCTGGTCACCGGCTACGCCAGCGTGGCGACCGCGGTCGACGCGATCAAGCGCGGCGCCGACGACTACCTGCCCAAGCCGGCCAGCGTGCCGGCGATCCTGGCGGTGCTCGGCATCGAGACGCCGGATACGCCGTTGCCGGCGGCGCCGGCCAGCGAAACCATGATGCCGTTGCGGCGGATGGAGTGGGAGCATATCCAGCAGGCGCTCAACGACACCGGCGGCAACATTTCGGCGACCGCGCGCCTGCTCGGCATGCACCGCCGCTCGCTGCAGCGCAAGCTGGGCAAGCGCCCGGGCCCCGAGCGTCGCATCGTCGGCCTGTAG
- a CDS encoding copper chaperone PCu(A)C, with translation MIARLSSAALAVSLFVFSTAAAAQVAVEAPWVRASVAQQHATGAFMRLTAQRDTRLVGARSPAAEAVEVHEMAMEGQMMRMRQIAALPLPRGRSIALAPGGYHIMLIGLRRALRPGERVPMTLVFEDAHGKRSETEVQALVRPLGATGP, from the coding sequence ATGATCGCCCGTCTCAGTTCCGCGGCCCTCGCCGTGTCCCTGTTCGTGTTCAGTACCGCCGCCGCTGCGCAAGTCGCGGTCGAAGCGCCGTGGGTGCGCGCCAGCGTCGCCCAGCAGCACGCCACCGGCGCCTTCATGCGCCTGACCGCGCAACGCGACACCCGCCTGGTCGGCGCGCGCTCGCCGGCGGCCGAAGCGGTGGAAGTGCACGAGATGGCGATGGAAGGGCAGATGATGCGCATGCGCCAGATCGCCGCCCTGCCCCTGCCGCGCGGCCGCAGCATCGCCCTGGCCCCGGGCGGCTACCACATCATGCTGATCGGCCTGCGCCGCGCCCTGCGCCCCGGCGAACGCGTGCCGATGACCCTGGTGTTCGAGGACGCCCACGGCAAACGCAGCGAGACCGAGGTGCAGGCCTTGGTGCGCCCATTGGGGGCGACGGGGCCGTAA
- a CDS encoding SCO family protein yields MPASRIVEAAAVPASRLPVPIDLRARRRVLAGLACAGLLSACGGQRPLSLHGINLTGRDFARDFQLLDPQGRVRRLADFRGRPVLLFFGFTQCPDVCPTALTRAVQIRKLLGAPGQALQVIFVTLDPERDIPQVLDTYVRAFDPSFLGLYGDAERTARTAKDFRVVYAKVPTGASYTIDHSALSYVFDAQGALRIALRHEQSAQHCVDDIRQIL; encoded by the coding sequence ATGCCGGCCTCCCGCATCGTCGAGGCCGCCGCCGTGCCCGCGTCCCGCCTTCCCGTCCCGATCGACCTGCGCGCGCGTCGGCGCGTCCTCGCCGGCCTGGCCTGCGCCGGCCTGCTCAGCGCCTGCGGCGGCCAGCGCCCGCTGTCGCTGCACGGCATCAACCTGACCGGACGCGATTTCGCCCGCGATTTCCAATTGCTCGACCCGCAGGGCCGGGTCCGCCGCCTGGCCGATTTCCGCGGCCGTCCGGTGCTGCTGTTCTTCGGCTTCACCCAGTGCCCGGACGTGTGCCCGACCGCGCTGACCCGCGCGGTGCAGATCCGCAAGCTGCTCGGCGCGCCGGGCCAGGCGCTGCAGGTGATCTTCGTGACCCTGGATCCGGAACGCGACATCCCACAGGTGCTGGACACCTACGTGCGCGCCTTCGACCCGAGTTTCCTCGGCCTGTACGGCGACGCCGAACGGACCGCGCGCACCGCCAAGGACTTCCGCGTGGTCTACGCCAAGGTGCCGACGGGCGCGTCCTACACCATCGATCATTCGGCGCTGAGCTATGTGTTCGACGCACAAGGCGCCTTGCGCATCGCCCTGCGCCACGAGCAGAGCGCGCAGCACTGCGTCGACGATATCCGCCAGATCCTATGA
- the sctU gene encoding type III secretion system export apparatus subunit SctU — translation MAKDQGADKTEPPTPKRIRDARKEGNVAKSKELTSTVLVLGWVVCGWLMLDFMRTKLIRLFETCLKAINQPFGDALRESGAAAFDTLLWLSLPLLAMAVFLGVIVEFLQVGPIITLEKLKPSMEKMNPAEGLKKMFSMDNLVELVKSVLKSAALIGIGGFVLFQMLAQLMLLPYAPPAAMGAGIWHGLVRIAVWTIFVFFFVSAIDVWYQKFAYLKQLRMSRRDIQQEVKENEGDPHVKSRRRQLHQEWSQQNMLNAVRQSNVVVTNPTHIAIALQYEHGVTDLPVVVAKGEGYMAEQIKAAAAEAGVPILQNVELARGLNEHVALDDYIGNEFFEAVAEVLHWAEGVRRLRDGDDSAPELPPPVEEPR, via the coding sequence ATGGCGAAGGACCAGGGCGCCGACAAGACCGAACCGCCCACCCCAAAACGGATCCGGGATGCGCGTAAGGAAGGCAATGTCGCCAAGAGCAAGGAGCTGACCAGCACGGTGCTGGTGCTCGGCTGGGTGGTGTGCGGCTGGCTGATGCTGGATTTCATGCGCACCAAGCTGATCCGGCTGTTCGAGACCTGCCTCAAGGCGATCAACCAGCCCTTCGGCGACGCCTTGCGCGAGTCCGGCGCGGCCGCGTTCGACACCTTGCTGTGGCTGTCGCTGCCGTTGCTGGCGATGGCGGTGTTCCTGGGCGTGATCGTCGAATTCCTCCAGGTCGGGCCGATCATCACCCTGGAGAAGCTCAAGCCCAGCATGGAGAAGATGAATCCGGCCGAAGGGCTGAAGAAGATGTTCTCCATGGACAACCTGGTCGAGCTGGTCAAGTCGGTGCTCAAGAGCGCCGCCCTGATCGGCATCGGCGGCTTCGTCCTGTTCCAGATGCTGGCCCAGCTGATGCTGCTGCCCTACGCGCCGCCGGCGGCGATGGGCGCGGGCATCTGGCACGGGCTGGTGCGGATCGCGGTATGGACGATCTTCGTGTTCTTCTTCGTCTCGGCGATCGACGTCTGGTACCAGAAGTTCGCCTACCTCAAGCAACTGCGCATGAGCCGCCGCGACATCCAGCAGGAGGTCAAGGAGAACGAGGGCGACCCGCACGTGAAGAGCCGGCGCCGGCAGTTGCATCAGGAATGGTCGCAGCAGAACATGCTCAATGCCGTCCGCCAGTCGAACGTCGTCGTGACCAATCCCACCCACATCGCCATCGCCCTGCAGTACGAGCACGGAGTGACCGACCTGCCGGTCGTGGTCGCCAAGGGCGAGGGCTACATGGCCGAGCAGATCAAGGCCGCGGCGGCCGAGGCCGGGGTGCCGATCCTGCAGAACGTCGAACTCGCGCGCGGCCTCAACGAGCACGTCGCCCTGGACGACTACATCGGCAACGAGTTCTTCGAAGCGGTGGCCGAGGTCCTGCACTGGGCCGAAGGCGTGCGCCGCCTGCGCGACGGCGACGACAGCGCGCCGGAACTGCCGCCGCCGGTGGAAGAGCCGCGCTGA
- the sctT gene encoding type III secretion system export apparatus subunit SctT, producing the protein MNFDSVGNILLALGLVLPRVIGAFMMLPLLTSENMPPLVRNSFMVSLAIIAIPVAMNGVPLNTLGTFAWAPIILKELFIGVAIGFCFGMVFWAISAAGNIIDTQVGMTLAQVFDPIQGHQASLHGSFLSQFAAWLFMASGAFLVFLDLLLSSYAMWPVTTYFPTLHAVGMELFVGQFSYLMTALLVLAAPAMVVLLLIDLSFGLVNRFAPQLNVFTITMPIKAWLATWIILLMLGVYVEIVLDRLADNRGLLDALNRVFGG; encoded by the coding sequence ATGAATTTCGATTCGGTCGGCAACATCCTGCTCGCGCTCGGGCTGGTGCTGCCGCGGGTGATCGGCGCGTTCATGATGCTGCCGCTGCTCACCTCGGAGAACATGCCGCCGCTGGTGCGCAACAGCTTCATGGTCAGCCTGGCGATCATCGCCATCCCGGTGGCGATGAACGGCGTGCCGCTCAATACCCTGGGCACCTTCGCCTGGGCGCCGATCATCCTCAAGGAACTGTTCATCGGGGTCGCGATCGGCTTCTGCTTCGGCATGGTGTTCTGGGCGATCAGCGCCGCCGGCAACATCATCGACACCCAGGTCGGCATGACCCTCGCGCAGGTGTTCGACCCAATCCAGGGCCACCAGGCCTCGCTGCACGGCAGCTTCCTGTCGCAGTTCGCGGCCTGGCTATTCATGGCCAGCGGCGCCTTCCTGGTGTTCCTCGACCTGCTGCTGTCGAGCTACGCGATGTGGCCGGTGACCACCTACTTCCCGACCCTGCACGCGGTCGGCATGGAGTTGTTCGTCGGTCAGTTCAGCTATCTGATGACCGCCCTGCTGGTGCTGGCCGCGCCGGCGATGGTGGTGTTGCTGCTGATCGACCTGTCGTTCGGCCTGGTCAACCGCTTCGCCCCGCAGCTCAACGTGTTCACCATCACCATGCCGATCAAGGCCTGGCTGGCGACCTGGATCATCCTGTTGATGCTCGGCGTGTACGTCGAAATCGTGCTCGACCGCCTGGCCGACAACCGCGGCTTGCTGGATGCGCTCAATCGCGTGTTTGGCGGGTGA
- the sctS gene encoding type III secretion system export apparatus subunit SctS, giving the protein MGDMLELTKQALWLTLLLSGPPVVAAAVVGLVVAFIQAATQLQEQTFAYAIKFAVIVVTLFVTASMIGGTLYTFADRIFIDFPGLVRH; this is encoded by the coding sequence ATGGGCGACATGCTAGAACTCACCAAACAGGCCCTGTGGCTGACCCTGCTGTTGTCGGGTCCGCCGGTGGTGGCCGCGGCCGTGGTGGGCCTGGTGGTGGCCTTCATCCAGGCCGCGACCCAGTTGCAGGAGCAGACCTTCGCCTACGCGATCAAGTTCGCGGTGATCGTGGTGACCTTGTTCGTCACCGCGTCGATGATCGGCGGCACCCTGTACACCTTCGCCGACCGCATCTTCATCGACTTCCCGGGCCTGGTCCGGCACTGA
- a CDS encoding EscR/YscR/HrcR family type III secretion system export apparatus protein, with the protein MDFSSFSPALVLVTVVSLALAPFVAVMVTSFTKIVVVLSLLRNALGLQQVPPNVVINGLAIVLSIYVMYPVILETHDAINARMSGQPAASATQGQPPGTGAPPAAAAATAAPTAAAPAGAAPAAVPAGTAAPAATAPGALAANTSVGFSTTATPVAAPPAAPAAAAGASKPPSALLSSGGKMDTARLLALMDAGKEPLRKFLIKHSSDAERAFFLRSAQRLLPPAARGDISVNDFIVVIPAFTVSELTAAFQIGFLIFLPFLIIDLVVSNILLSLGMMMLSPTTVSLPFKLLLFVLIGGWAKLVHGLVLTYGG; encoded by the coding sequence ATGGATTTCAGTTCGTTCTCGCCGGCGCTGGTGCTGGTGACGGTGGTCAGCCTGGCGCTGGCCCCGTTCGTCGCGGTCATGGTGACCTCGTTCACCAAGATCGTGGTCGTGCTGAGCCTGCTGCGCAACGCGCTGGGCCTGCAGCAGGTGCCGCCGAACGTGGTCATCAACGGCCTGGCGATCGTGCTGTCGATCTACGTGATGTATCCGGTGATCCTGGAGACCCATGACGCGATCAACGCGCGCATGAGCGGCCAGCCGGCGGCGAGCGCGACCCAGGGCCAGCCGCCGGGCACCGGCGCGCCGCCCGCGGCCGCTGCGGCGACTGCAGCGCCGACCGCAGCCGCCCCCGCCGGCGCAGCGCCCGCGGCTGTACCGGCCGGCACGGCCGCGCCGGCCGCAACCGCGCCGGGCGCGCTGGCCGCCAACACCAGCGTCGGCTTCAGCACCACCGCCACCCCGGTCGCCGCGCCGCCGGCCGCTCCGGCCGCGGCCGCCGGCGCGAGCAAGCCGCCCTCGGCCCTGCTCAGCTCCGGCGGCAAGATGGACACCGCGCGCCTGCTGGCGCTGATGGACGCCGGCAAGGAGCCGCTGCGCAAGTTCCTGATCAAGCACTCCAGCGACGCCGAGCGCGCGTTCTTCCTGCGCAGCGCCCAGCGCCTGCTGCCGCCGGCCGCGCGCGGCGACATCTCGGTCAACGACTTCATCGTCGTGATTCCAGCCTTCACCGTCAGCGAGCTCACCGCCGCGTTCCAGATCGGCTTCCTGATCTTCCTGCCGTTCCTGATCATCGACCTGGTGGTGTCCAACATCCTGCTCTCGCTGGGCATGATGATGCTGTCCCCGACCACCGTCTCGCTGCCGTTCAAGCTGCTGCTGTTCGTGCTGATCGGCGGCTGGGCCAAGCTGGTGCATGGCTTGGTGTTGACCTATGGCGGGTGA
- the sctQ gene encoding type III secretion system cytoplasmic ring protein SctQ: MVETSEAIAPAAHPAAAPVRGRLPALHPWQAEALRDVFALRQRWPTRDGAWLQFVPAQPVHGEVFTLEGDGARIKLHFESSLSQEADTGLHWSDYQGRSRLLAWSLAHEAQLMKLSQAIDVALIPVADDNDPIRAAHAEAEAELDGLWLAFAIADPSGQHLLSRGTLRLPVNWVGQLLSRSDIVESAQDPNALARWGDLPVPVALRWNGPQLRYDHFRQLRPGDVLVIGNAQRPPPVQAHVPGYAWPLSANADGWRIDGPPLTLATHQETSAMSDTESAAPESAEPTAPDVPVRLDFDLGRLECKYQELAGFQPGYVFALPSRLEGANVVIRANGRDAGRGEIVAVGDTLGVRLISWS; the protein is encoded by the coding sequence ATGGTTGAGACGAGCGAAGCGATCGCGCCCGCCGCGCATCCCGCCGCCGCGCCGGTGCGCGGACGCCTGCCGGCGCTGCACCCCTGGCAGGCCGAAGCCCTGCGCGACGTGTTCGCGCTGCGCCAGCGCTGGCCGACCCGCGACGGCGCCTGGCTGCAGTTCGTGCCGGCGCAGCCGGTGCACGGCGAGGTCTTCACCCTGGAAGGCGACGGCGCGCGGATCAAGCTGCATTTCGAAAGCAGCCTGAGCCAGGAGGCCGACACCGGCCTGCACTGGAGCGATTACCAGGGCCGCTCGCGCCTGCTGGCCTGGAGCCTGGCCCACGAGGCGCAGCTGATGAAGCTCAGCCAGGCCATCGACGTGGCGCTGATTCCGGTCGCCGACGACAACGACCCGATCCGCGCCGCCCACGCCGAAGCCGAGGCCGAACTCGACGGGCTGTGGCTGGCGTTCGCGATCGCCGATCCCTCCGGCCAGCACCTGCTCAGCCGCGGCACCCTGCGCCTGCCGGTGAACTGGGTCGGGCAGTTGCTGTCGCGCTCGGACATCGTCGAATCGGCCCAGGACCCCAACGCGCTGGCGCGCTGGGGCGACCTGCCGGTGCCGGTCGCGCTGCGCTGGAACGGCCCGCAGCTGCGTTACGACCATTTCCGCCAGTTGCGTCCGGGCGACGTGCTGGTGATCGGCAACGCCCAGCGCCCGCCGCCGGTGCAGGCGCACGTGCCCGGCTACGCCTGGCCGCTGAGCGCGAACGCCGACGGCTGGCGCATCGACGGCCCGCCCTTGACCCTTGCCACGCACCAGGAGACTTCCGCGATGTCCGACACCGAGTCCGCCGCCCCCGAGTCCGCGGAACCCACTGCGCCCGACGTGCCGGTCCGGCTCGACTTCGACCTCGGCCGGCTGGAATGCAAATACCAGGAACTGGCGGGCTTCCAGCCCGGCTACGTGTTCGCCCTGCCCTCGCGGCTGGAAGGCGCGAACGTGGTGATCCGCGCCAACGGCCGCGACGCCGGGCGCGGCGAGATCGTCGCGGTCGGCGACACCCTGGGCGTGCGGCTGATCAGCTGGAGCTGA
- a CDS encoding response regulator — MTEARIYLIDDNDGFRESTAWLLETAGFEVLAYPSGPAFLETFAGERQGGGGAQCIVSDIRMPLMSGLQLQEELRRRGIGLPLVFVTAHGDVPLAVEAMRKGASNFLEKPFNDDTLIDALRTAMAHARQHAGADGGDDRLSRLSPRERQVMDLVVASKPNKIIADVLGISVKTVELHRSNMMNKLGVRSLPELMKVALGHG; from the coding sequence ATGACCGAAGCTCGGATCTACCTGATCGACGACAACGACGGCTTCCGCGAGTCGACCGCCTGGCTGCTGGAAACCGCCGGATTCGAAGTGCTGGCCTACCCCTCGGGCCCGGCCTTCCTGGAGACCTTCGCCGGCGAACGCCAGGGCGGCGGCGGCGCGCAGTGCATCGTCAGCGACATCCGCATGCCGCTGATGAGCGGGCTGCAGCTGCAGGAAGAGCTGCGCCGGCGCGGCATCGGCCTGCCGCTGGTGTTCGTGACCGCGCACGGCGACGTGCCGTTGGCGGTCGAGGCGATGCGCAAGGGCGCGTCCAACTTCCTCGAGAAGCCCTTCAACGACGACACCCTGATCGACGCGCTGCGCACCGCGATGGCCCACGCCCGCCAGCACGCCGGCGCCGACGGCGGCGACGACCGCCTGTCCCGGCTCAGCCCGCGCGAGCGCCAGGTCATGGACCTGGTGGTGGCGAGCAAGCCGAACAAGATCATCGCCGACGTGCTCGGCATCAGCGTCAAGACCGTGGAACTGCATCGATCGAACATGATGAACAAACTCGGGGTACGCTCGCTGCCCGAACTGATGAAGGTGGCGCTGGGACATGGTTGA
- a CDS encoding ATP-binding protein: protein MVTTSSQSTGPRAAPAAPAQAGLLEAVPFACALFGADGGLLAGNARYREEFGELAEHGQREALLARLHGGGEDEAPREVRAPHSGRWYALHWGRAEHQDAPAQVLTAIDISERIEALDSHKTRQEKLLFTSRMMSVGEMAATLAHELNQPLAAIMNYLNGSLRLVEQAGGPVQVERALQAARTQAEHASAVIARVREFVRAREPRRDAHDLGQIAATVLELLRLEAERLQLRIDLGLPAQLAPVFADRVMIEQVLLNLVKNAIEAMRDIPTAQRELRIDARMNLDDQVEVRVSDRGAGLSPAEQDQLFSPFFTTKTDGLGIGLAICRSIVEYHQGRLFFEPREGGGSVFGFTLPRYEARN from the coding sequence ATGGTCACGACTTCTTCCCAGTCCACCGGTCCGCGCGCCGCGCCGGCCGCACCGGCCCAGGCCGGCCTGCTCGAAGCGGTGCCGTTCGCCTGCGCCCTGTTCGGCGCCGACGGCGGCCTGCTGGCCGGCAACGCGCGCTACCGCGAGGAGTTCGGCGAATTGGCCGAGCACGGCCAGCGCGAGGCCCTGCTCGCGCGCCTGCACGGCGGCGGCGAGGACGAGGCGCCGCGCGAGGTGCGCGCGCCGCACAGCGGCCGCTGGTACGCCCTGCATTGGGGCCGCGCCGAACACCAGGACGCGCCGGCGCAGGTGCTGACCGCCATCGACATCAGCGAACGCATCGAGGCCTTGGACTCGCACAAGACCCGCCAGGAGAAGCTGCTGTTCACCTCGCGCATGATGTCGGTCGGCGAGATGGCCGCGACCCTGGCGCACGAGCTGAACCAGCCGCTCGCGGCGATCATGAATTACTTGAACGGCAGCCTGCGCCTGGTCGAGCAGGCCGGCGGCCCGGTCCAGGTCGAACGCGCCCTGCAGGCCGCGCGCACCCAGGCCGAGCACGCCAGCGCGGTGATCGCGCGGGTGCGCGAGTTCGTGCGCGCGCGCGAGCCGCGCCGCGACGCCCACGACCTGGGCCAGATCGCCGCGACCGTGCTCGAGCTGCTGCGGCTGGAGGCCGAGCGCCTGCAGTTGCGCATCGACCTGGGCCTGCCGGCGCAGCTGGCGCCGGTGTTCGCCGACCGGGTGATGATCGAGCAGGTGCTGCTGAACCTGGTCAAGAACGCGATCGAGGCGATGCGCGACATCCCGACCGCGCAGCGCGAGCTGCGCATCGACGCGCGCATGAACCTCGACGACCAGGTCGAGGTGCGGGTGTCCGACCGCGGCGCCGGGCTCAGCCCGGCCGAGCAGGACCAGCTGTTCTCGCCGTTCTTCACCACCAAGACCGACGGCCTCGGCATCGGCCTGGCGATCTGCCGCTCGATCGTCGAGTACCACCAGGGCCGGCTGTTCTTCGAACCGCGCGAGGGCGGCGGCAGCGTGTTCGGCTTCACCCTGCCGCGCTACGAGGCCCGCAATTGA
- a CDS encoding flagellar biosynthetic protein FliO: MPIPFLSRPLLRLCIALAVWPLPAAAAPAAKPASPAEPPSFFFELLSIMLPVAVVLVGLVAVLYYLRKRHGLTARDAPLTILQVLPVGPRERIVVLRTRSGRALAIGVGGQSPNLIAELDPADIAPAAADAGPAPDRNAEQASSAAEPES, encoded by the coding sequence ATGCCCATCCCTTTCCTGTCGCGCCCGCTGCTACGCCTTTGCATCGCCCTGGCCGTCTGGCCGTTGCCGGCCGCGGCGGCGCCTGCCGCCAAACCCGCGAGCCCTGCCGAACCGCCGTCGTTCTTCTTCGAACTGCTATCGATCATGCTGCCAGTGGCGGTGGTCCTGGTCGGCCTGGTCGCGGTCCTGTACTACCTGCGCAAGCGCCATGGCCTGACCGCGCGCGATGCGCCGTTAACGATCCTGCAGGTGCTGCCGGTCGGCCCGCGCGAACGCATCGTGGTGCTGCGCACGCGCAGCGGCCGCGCCCTGGCGATCGGCGTCGGCGGGCAATCGCCGAACCTGATCGCCGAACTCGACCCCGCCGACATCGCTCCGGCGGCGGCCGATGCCGGACCAGCCCCGGATCGCAACGCGGAACAGGCCTCGTCCGCGGCCGAACCCGAATCGTGA